One Solanum lycopersicum chromosome 2, SLM_r2.1 genomic region harbors:
- the LOC101261386 gene encoding NADH-ubiquinone reductase complex 1 MLRQ subunit-like protein: MASSTVNRWLRPEVYPLFAAVGVAVGICGFQLIRNVCINPEVRVNKENRAAGVLENFSEGEKYAEHGLRKFVRNRSPEIMPSINGFFSDPK, encoded by the exons ATGGCTTCCTCCACCGTCAACCGATGGCTGAGGCCCGAG GTGTATCCACTATTTGCAGCCGTAGGAGTAGCTGTTGGAATTTGTGGGTTTCAATTGATTCGCAACGTCTGTATCAATCCTGAAGTCAG GGTGAACAAAGAAAACAGGGCAGCAGGAGTGTTGGAGAACTTTTCAGAAGGGGAGAAATATGCAGAGCATGGTCTTAGGAAGTTCGTTCGTAACAGGTCTCCAGAGATCATGCCATCTATCAATGGCTTCTTCAGCGACCCGAAATGA